A genomic stretch from Setaria viridis chromosome 1, Setaria_viridis_v4.0, whole genome shotgun sequence includes:
- the LOC117852825 gene encoding N-carbamoylputrescine amidase: MAAAGGRKVAVAAVQFACTDVEAENVATAERLIREAHKKGAKIVLIQELFEGHYFCQAQRLDFFRRAKPYKGNPTIIRMQQLAKELEVVIPVSFFEEANNAHYNSVAIIDADGTDLGLYRKSHIPDGPGYQEKFYFNPGDTGFKAFRTKYATIGVGICWDQWFPECARAMVLQGAEILFYPTAIGSEPQDGNLDSREHWKRVMQGHAGANLVPLVASNRIGRETVETEHGKSTITFYGNSFIAGPTGEIVKLANDKDEEVLVAEFDLDEIKSTRHGWGIFRDRRPELYKVLLTLDGEK, from the exons GTTGATTAGGGAAGCGCACAAGAAAGGCGCAAAGATTGTACTCATTCAG GAATTGTTTGAGGGGCACTATTTCTGTCAAGCTCAAAGGCTGGATTTCTTTCGGCGCGCGAAGCCTTATAAAGGCAACCCAACTATCATAAG GATGCAACAGCTTGCAAAGGAATTGGAAGTTGTGATACCTGTCAGTTTTTTTGAAGAAGCAAACAATGCCCATTATAATTCGGTGGCCATTATCGATGCTGACGGCACTGATCTTGGCCTCTATCGTAAATCACACATTCCAGATGGACCAG GTTATCAAGAGAAATTTTATTTCAACCCGGGTGACACTGGCTTTAAG GCTTTCAGAACCAAGTATGCAACAATAGGTGTTG GGATCTGCTGGGATCAGTGGTTTCCGGAGTGTGCAAGAGCAATGGTGCTTCAGGGGGCTGAAATACTTTTCTATCCGACTGCAATTGGATCTGAACCCCAGGATGGTAACCTGGATTCCCGTGAACATTGGAAGCGTGTCATGCAAGGCCATGCTGGTGCCAATTTG GTTCCTCTTGTTGCTTCTAACCGGATAGGCAGAGAAACTGTTGAGACTGAGCATGGCAAGAGCACCATAACCTTCTATGGGAATTCCTTCATTGCAG GACCAACTGGAGAAATTGTGAAGCTTGCTAACGACAAAGATGAGGAAGTGCTGGTGGCGGAATTTGACTTAGATGAGATAAAGTCAACCAGGCATGGTTGGGGAATATTCAGGGACCGCCGCCCTGAATTATATAAAGTGCTATTGACGCTGGATGGTGAGAAATAA
- the LOC117852832 gene encoding protein FANTASTIC FOUR 3, whose protein sequence is MAATACAYGYQGTTGPPPPPPLAPARSSSQVPPGPFLINFDDDTEAAPPPPPPPPPPLPRPSSKAPPSFFSRHLGICTEGLGSESSGDIDLSDLSDDVNNNGDDAGAELRQAVMPCKRQHRDDDGDEPGRARSGRPALFPPPISVIGAGGKPWLYLRPHREGGRLVLRELRIPSRELLQARREGGRFKLQFTQPQPEEEEPEDVHHHQCHDQEPADAIVQEKRQEGNE, encoded by the coding sequence ATGGCCGCGACCGCGTGCGCATACGGGTACCAGGGGACgaccggcccgccgccgccgccgccgctggcgccggcgaGATCCTCCTCACAGGTACCACCGGGCCCGTTCCTCATCAACTTCGATGATGACACAGaagcagcaccgccgccacctccccctcctccgccgccgctgccacgacCGTCGTCCAAGGCGCCTCCGTCCTTCTTTTCACGGCACCTCGGGATCTGCACCGAGGGCCTCGGCTCCGAGAGCTCCGGCGACATCGATCTCAGCGACCTCTCCGACGACGTCAACAACAacggcgacgacgccggcgccgaaCTCAGGCAGGCCGTGATGCCGTGCAAGAGGCAGCaccgcgacgacgacggtgacgAGCCGGGGAGGGCGAGGAGCGGGAGGCCGGCGCTGTTCCCACCGCCGATTTCGGTGATCGGGGCCGGCGGGAAGCCGTGGCTCTACCTCCGGCCTCACCGCGAGGGCGGCCGCCTGGTGCTGCGGGAGTTGAGGATACCGTCCCGGGAGCTGCTCCAGGCGCGCCGGGAGGGCGGCCGGTTCAAGCTCCAGTTCACGCAGCCccagccggaggaggaagaaccaGAAGATGTCCATCATCACCAATGCCACGATCAAGAACCAGCAGATGCAATCGTGCAAGAGAAAAGGCAGGAAGGGAACGAATAG